In Papaver somniferum cultivar HN1 chromosome 1, ASM357369v1, whole genome shotgun sequence, a genomic segment contains:
- the LOC113304484 gene encoding putative disease resistance RPP13-like protein 1, translating into MTHLRFLDLSKNDINQLPAKLSMLRNLQTLIIDSNVKVLQFPAGMEKVPNLRHLDLGSRQPFVRPPGIEQLTNLQTLRTIAVVGYYRDEVWRTGVLRELVNLQELRVTIKLGNLDAKEKETNNQGILMNMKNLRKLELFWHPMKIENADNLLASFKPPTNVKHLVLDSCGGIQFPDWLGNPSQILRLSCLANERFPSLKTLELVSLSHLESWTDLHDGDMPLLQELHIVGCQMLSSLPTLKFLGSLQKLHIEYCQKLQAFPDEKPPITLNYLAFKLPLIARIMQG; encoded by the exons ATGACACATTTGAGGTTCCTTGATCTTTCTAAGAATGACATTAACCAATTACCTGCAAAGCTGAGTATGCTTCGCAACCTCCAAACATTGATAATTGATAGCAATGTGAAGGTGTTACAGTTCCCCGCAGGCATGGAGAAAGTACCTAACCTCCGTCATCTGGATTTGGGCAGTCGTCAACCATTTGTGAGGCCACCAGGGATTGAACAACTGACTAACCTTCAAACACTGCGGACAATTGCTGTGGTTGGGTATTATCGTGATGAAGTTTGGAGGACTGGAGTACTGAGAGAGTTGGTGAACCTTCAGGAATTGCGGGTTACCATCAAGCTTGGAAATCTGGATGCCAAGGAAAAAGAGACTAATAATCAAGGCATTCTTATGAATATGAAAAATCTCCGGAAGCTGGAGCTCTTCTGGCATCCAATGAAAATCGAAAATGCAGATAACTTACTTGCAAGTTTCAAGCCTCCCACAAATGTGAAACATCTGGTGCTAGATTCTTGTGGTGGAATCCAGTTCCCAGATTGGCTGGGCAATCCTTCTCAAATCTTGAGATTGTCGTG TTTGGCTAATGAGAGGTTTCCATCACTGAAAACCTTAGAACTTGTATCATTGTCTCACCTGGAGAGCTGGACTGATTTGCATGATGGTGACATGCCTCTTCTCCAAGAACTACATATTGTTGGTTGTCAAATGCTAAGCTCTCTCCCAACTCTCAAATTTCTTGGTTCTCTCCAAAAGTTGCACATTGAGTATTGTCAGAAGCTTCAAGCCTTTCCAGATGAAAAACCACCCATTACACTTAATTATCTTGCGTTTAAACTGCCCCTTATTGCTCGAATCATGCAAGGATGA
- the LOC113285876 gene encoding putative disease resistance protein RGA3, translated as MLDSLDDAFNQLSVTSLDTFRSLKRSLFSILDVLDAETSTEMKLIRHLRFQHINECSKDKYDDREESTAAMRNWMASLRMVLGKLNDAIDDIKSTTSTDLQREGNQSLSDLSITSLVDTLRATINNQPLDPHKDIRKLLRSTHSYILHRPEDENAVIELLLEPLVNVGIIPIVGDAGCGKSILAKLVYDNQRVKDHFDLIMWVSFSDSYPNVLKFSQRLIDSVSNSLPKNQEKKFRKKLKGVRKASATSEFNNLQTILGELLSKRKFLLVLDGVSTEFCCDWNVLRMSLSAGVNSSKILLTTRSSKVASLLGTVQPYYPLPLSYKDCCSLFNYFANGYTRDGTTASLPPPMELLHRFQDMVRLFKGFPSVVAGAGILVAACMEDTVKLQILEAMRSNELLTVPFTPDLLWAYHGLSSTHLKQCFAYCALFPKLHLFERRKLILLWMAEGFLRPKDGMRMEDVGFVYFAELLDKSFLQSKEHNFGESFYCMPEHVYSLAEYILFSGDGYIKLSTNNKRASAPSNVSEYARYSSFWHVTVNQQIVGVEAIYKSMGLNTLLLFNTRIGEFLAIYF; from the coding sequence ATGCTGGATTCATTGGATGATGCTTTTAATCAACTCTCGGTTACCTCATTGGATACTTTCAGGAGTTTGAAGCGTAGCTTGTTTAGTATTCTTGATGTTTTAGATGCAGAGACATCTACAGAGATGAAGTTAATTCGTCATTTACGTTTCCAACATATTAATGAGTGCTCAAAAGACAAGTATGATGACAGGGAAGAATCGACTGCAGCTATGCGTAACTGGATGGCATCTTTAAGGATGGTGCTTGGTAAACTAAATGATGCAATAGATGATATTAAAAGCACTACTTCAACTGATTTGCAAAGGGAAGGTAATCAATCCCTTTCTGATTTAAGTATTACATCCTTGGTTGATACATTGCGTGCTACTATTAATAATCAACCTTTGGATCCACACAAAGATATAAGGAAACTACTTAGGTCTACACATTCTTATATCCTTCACCGGCCAGAGGATGAAAATGCAGTAATAGAATTATTGTTGGAACCCTTGGTGAATGTTGGTATTATTCCAATTGTTGGTGATGCTGGATGCGGTAAATCTATTCTTGCTAAACTTGTGTATGATAACCAAAGGGTTAAAGACCACTTTGATTTGATAATGTGGGTTTCGTTTTCTGATTCTTATCCCAACGTACTGAAGTTTTCACAACGTCTCATTGATTCTGTTTCTAACAGTCTACCAAAAAATCAGGAGAAAAAATTTAGAAAGAAACTAAAAGGGGTAAGAAAAGCATCGGCAACTTCCGAATTTAATAATCTTCAAACAATACTCGGAGAGTTGCTTTCTAAGAGAAAATTTCTGCTTGTTTTAGATGGCGTGTCAACTGAATTTTGTTGTGATTGGAATGTGTTAAGGATGTCTCTATCCGCGGGGGTAAACTCAAGTAAAATTTTACTTACTACTCGGAGCTCCAAAGTTGCTTCACTGTTGGGGACAGTCCAACCCTACTATCCATTACCTCTGAGTTACAAAGACTGTTGCTCCTTGTTTAACTATTTTGCAAATGGGTATACCAGAGATGGCACCACTGCTTCTCTTCCTCCTCCTATGGAACTATTACACCGTTTTCAGGATATGGTGAGGTTGTTTAAAGGTTTTCCCTCTGTAGTAGCAGGAGCTGGTATTCTAGTAGCAGCTTGTATGGAAGATACAGTCAAGCTTCAGATATTAGAGGCCATGCGGTCAAATGAACTTTTAACTGTTCCATTTACTCCAGATCTGTTGTGGGCTTATCATGGTTTGTCGTCCACGCATCTGAAGCAGTGCTTTGCATACTGTGCGTTGTTCCCTAAACTGCACTTGTTTGAGAGGCGCAAACTCATATTGTTATGGATGGCAGAAGGTTTCCTTAGACCTAAAGATGGGATGAGGATGGAAGATGTAGGATTTGTCTACTTTGCAGAACTTCTTGATAAATCTTTCTTGCAATCTAAGGAGCACAACTTTGGTGAGTCATTTTACTGCATGCCCGAGCATGTTTATAGTTTGGCGGAATATATTTTATTCTCTGGTGATGGATATATTAAGTTGAGCACAAACAATAAGAGAGCATCAGCGCCATCCAATGTCTCCGAATATGCTCGATATTCTTCATTTTGGCATGTGACTGTGAATCAGCAAATAGTTGGGGTTGAGGCTATCTACAAGAGCATGGGGTTAAACACGCTTCTACTGTTTAACACTCGTATTGGGGAGTTTCTCGCAATCTATTTCTAA